The region caagaggagaggaaaacacagggatggggaagggaatgAGGGGAGGAAACAAGAGGAGAAGCCCAGGGAAGGGGAGCTCACCCTCGCCGAGGGAATAGACCTTAAACCCGGACATCTTCTTGGACAGGACGGACTTCGGCAGGTTGAGCAGGGCAGGGTTGTACACTGGGAAGTCATGGTAATAGTTCTCCAGGATCCACACGGCCGCTCgctggatgctgcagggacacagagaGCTGGTGAGCACCGTGCCAGGggcaggatgaggatggggtCGGCACAGCCACTGCATGGACACAGCCCCATGCAGACGCACACCCCAGTAAGGCACAGGCAGTGATGCACCCACAGACAGGGGACCCCATACCTGAGGTGCCCAACGTTGTAGAAGCGGCTGGCGCCGTCGGCAGAGCGCACGGCCTTGAGGGTGaactggggctggagctgccgcagctccagcagcaccacagccaaGTAGTGCACGAAGAGCAGAGCATCCACCAGCGAGACCGCAAACTGAACCACCCCCTGGTAGTTGCGGTCCCGCGAGTCCAGGATGCGCACACCATAGAAGAGCCAGTAGGAGACGACGAGGAGGAAGACGAGCACCATGAGCAGCGCTCGGAAGACGAAGACGCGGGGGAAGAAGGCTTTGGGGCGGCGGAAGAACAGGGCCCAGCTGCCcagcaggaggatgaggagTTTGAAGGCCACGGAGATGAAGAGCCCCTCGCAGGGGGTGCCGCAGGGCTCCAGCTCCTCTCGCCACAGCAGCTGAGGCAGGAGCATGAAGGCAAGGGGGGTGAGGAAGGCGAGGAGGGCCAGCGCCCCAGCCAGCGAGACACCCAAGTGCCGGGAGCAGTCCAGATGGGCACTGTCCTCCATGTCCTTGGTGATGCGGGTGATGTCGTCGTGCGAGATGCTGTGCTCCGACGTCCCCGTCACCACGGTGGTGGTCTCGCCCCAGTTGTCATCCTAAGGAGGGGGCACGGGTTACAATGGGGATGGATTTGTGCCTCCCCATCACCAGGGAGGCTGCCGGCGATGCCGAACCCCCCCCATCCACCAAACCTCCAAGCCCGGTGCACTGCCTGGTGCCATCACCCCCATTGAGGTGGAAAGCTCAGCCTGGAGTCAGGGGGATGCAGGGCTTTGGGAAAGCCCCGTCGGCAGCTCCGTGCCGCTCTGCACCTCTCCGGCAGCTTTGGGAGTAGGAAGCATCCCGGTTCCAGGCAAACCCCCTCATTAGCAGGGCCAGAAGGAACATGCCCGGCTGCTGTCCCAACACACCCTCACCgctgctcctcctcctgcacaggGCAGGACACAGGCAATGGTgatccagcagcagagcacagagggatcatccctgctcccaaaatccccttccctcctgcagccAGAGGGTGCAGAAATGACCCGTTCACTTCCATGTTTGCCTTACAGCTCTTTGGCATCCCTGAAACTTGGGGGTTTCTCGCATCCTATGTCCCCCCTCTGGATTTCCGTGGGAAAGACGGCAATTCCATGCCAAAGAGCAAACTAAAGGCACAGCCTGGGGCTTTCTGGAGCCATGGGAACAGTGGGAGGCCTGGGAGGACCAGTCCAAAGCCCAGTCCAAAGCCCAGCCCATCCTCATGCTCAGCCACTGGCATCCCGGCCTCTGCCAGCACCGGCTCCTTGGTGGGGGAAGATGAAAAGAGCTGGAGCCGCCTGTGTAGGTGGCTGGGAGAGGATTAAAGGCAAGGACTGGCCGGAGGATCCCGGTACCCAGAGCAGGGGAACAAGGGACCCCCATAGGATCAcggggctgggctggagggATGCAGCACGGAGCCTCCTCAGCATCAACCTGCTCCCTGGTGGGATCCTGCTGCCACCTTAGCCGGCATCACCTGCAGGTGCCGAGTGAGGATTCAGTTAATCCCTAGGGAGTGGATCCCTAGGGATTGGGTCCCGAGGGTGTTTTTCCACCCTGGGCACCCCATGCCCACCCCAGGGTGCCGCGAGAGCCGGTCCCCTTTCATCTGCACCAGTGCTGCCCACCCGCCCTCGCCGCCGGCGCAGGGCCAGCCCAACCGGCTCGACCGGAGCACCGGGATCGcggcagcatccccatggcagAGCCCGATGCCAACCCTGCTGCTCCCCGTACCCATCTCACCCTCTCATCCCCCCGTGTGGACTCATTGTCCAGCAGGGGCTCTCCTGGTGCTTGGATGGTCACCGACTTGTCCCCCCGGCTCCCATCCCGGCTTTTGGAGCGATGCCGGTCCCGCCGGTCCCTGCAAGGGGAAAGAGAGGAATGCATTGGGTGCACTGGGGTGAGAGCTCCCACTGAGGCCATGGGCACACAGCAACCCCTCACCTGTGCTTGCGGGAGCTGCGGGAATGCCCGGACTTGTAGGAATACCCCGAGTATTGCGACTCATTGTCCATGGTGTCGGAGCGCCGGGGCTTGTGCCGCTCCACGCTGAGGGGCTTGGGTCTGCCCGGCCTCGGCACAGCGGCCAGGGCCTCCTTCAGAGGGGGCTTCTTCAGGCCCAGGGGCACCTTCAAGAAGTCGACCGTCACCTTGAAGGACTCTATTTTGATCAGTGGGGTGGGCTCGTCTCAGGAGAAAACAGCTCGTCCGCCTGCAGAGGGGTGGGAAGGCTCAGCAGCGGCAGGGAAGCATCCAGCAATCCCTCTGGATGCTGGTGAGCATCCCCTCACCACCACAGCGTTATCTCTGAACCAGCACCAGTGTTATCCCTGCACCACCACCTGAGTTACCCCTGCACCACCACCACTGTTATCCCTGCACCACCACCACTGTTATCCCTGCACCACCACCTGTGTTATCCCTGCACCACCATGACCGTTATCCCTGCACCACCTGAGTTATCCCTGCACCACCTGAGTTATCCCTGCACCACCACCAGTATTATCCCTGTACCACCACCACCGTTATCCCTGCACCACCACCTGAGTTATACctacaccaccaccaccattaTCCCTGCACCACCgcagctccagccctggtgGCAAACACGGATGGGACATGAGCAGGGAAAAGGAATCTGGGGCCTTTTGGGgccctttctgttttctcccctACCCAAGCTGAGTTTGGGGCAGCTCCTTCCCCTTTCATAACCACAGCGCCCATGAGCTTCTGCTTTGGGTGATTTACACTTCCATTACTACCACAACCAGGATTTAACTGCCAAAAGGGTGCTGAGGGTGGGGGcccaagaagaaacagaaacaggaatgaATAATTGGGTGCAGGCAACGTTTCAGGCCCATCTCGCAGTGCAGGGCTCTGCCTGGACATGTTTCCCAGTGTGGAGCTGGGATCTCACACCCAGGAGATCAGCTTGGGAGCCCTGGTGTGTGCTGAGCATCACTCCCCACCAGCTCCGGCTATGGGATCGCTCTGGGAGACACTGGGGGGGGGATCTGGGGATGGCAGCGCTGGCCTGGACCAGCCCAGCTGCATCCAGAGGCTGGTTCAGCATCACAAGGCTGTCTCGGGGCTGATAGCATCACCCTGAGCACTTACTCATGGCTACCACATGGTTGTGAGCCAGCCCCAAACTCCCACTGCAGCCTTTTGTAGACACACAAGTatataaacacatacacacatgatCCTAGACttccaggctggtttgggttggaagggaccttaaagctcatctaaagggaccccttccactagagcagggtgctccagcctggccttgaacactgccagggatggggcatccaaaCCTTCTCCCTTCAACTCATTCCAgttcctcagcaccctcacagggaagagcttctcccTAAGATCCCACCTCcatctcccctcgggcaggttaaagccattccccttgtcctgtccctccatCCCTTGCCCAAAGCCcatctccaggtttcctgcagcccctttaggtatggaaaggctgcaataaggtctccaATACCCACCTGTGCCATCCTCTGCTGGGCTTGGCAAATGCAGGATCTGCCTTAGTGCTCTCCTGGggtcccagcccagctccaccACTGGGTTTGGGTGCTGCTCACAGCCCTGCCTTGGGTttggagctggggctgtgatCCCACTGGGAAAGGGACCTGGACACTGATGGGAGCCACCGGGATCATGGTGCTGCCTGACTCATGCTGGGGGTTGCTGGACCCTATCAGAGGGGTCCTGCCTGATCCCCCCTAAGGGTGATGCAGGCATTGGGCATTGCCCAAGCCCCAGGCTCGTTGTGCTGTGCTTGGGGGTGGACCCGTGCCGGGTAACCACGGCAATGCCATTTTGACCAAATAAAAGCCAAACGTCTTTTGGCCT is a window of Melopsittacus undulatus isolate bMelUnd1 chromosome 20 unlocalized genomic scaffold, bMelUnd1.mat.Z SUPER_20_unloc_1, whole genome shotgun sequence DNA encoding:
- the VANGL2 gene encoding vang-like protein 2 → MDNESQYSGYSYKSGHSRSSRKHRDRRDRHRSKSRDGSRGDKSVTIQAPGEPLLDNESTRGDERDDNWGETTTVVTGTSEHSISHDDITRITKDMEDSAHLDCSRHLGVSLAGALALLAFLTPLAFMLLPQLLWREELEPCGTPCEGLFISVAFKLLILLLGSWALFFRRPKAFFPRVFVFRALLMVLVFLLVVSYWLFYGVRILDSRDRNYQGVVQFAVSLVDALLFVHYLAVVLLELRQLQPQFTLKAVRSADGASRFYNVGHLSIQRAAVWILENYYHDFPVYNPALLNLPKSVLSKKMSGFKVYSLGEENSTNNSTGQSRAVIAAAARRRDNSHNEYYYEEAEHERRVRKRRARLVVAVEEAFTHIKRLQEEDQKNPREIMDPREAAQAIFASMARAMQKYLRTTKQQPYHTMESILQHLEFCITHDMTPKAFLERYLTAGPTIQYHKDRWLAKQWTLVSEEPVTNGLKDGVVFVLKRQDFSLVVSTKKIPFFKLSEEFVDPKSHKFVMRLQSETSV